CAATAGAATTTTAACCACCTTTCCTCCACATCAACAGAGACAAATTCGTTTGCAGTTAGGGGCTGTATTGCAAGCTATCATTTCACAAAGATTGGTCCCTACCAAAGATGGAAAAAGCAGAGCTCCGGCGTGTGAAGTGCTAATCAATAATAGTAGAATTCGTGAAATGATTGAAAATGAAGAAAAAACCAGAGAAATCAGCGATGCCATTGCTCAAGGTAAGACCAGTTTTGGTATGCAGACCTTTGATCAATCCTTGATGCAATTGTTAACTCAAGGATTGATAACATATGACGAAGCTTTAAGACAATCATCCAACCCTGACGACTTTGCCCTGAAAATGAAAGGAGTGGATTCCACGGGTGCATCTAAATGGGATGACTTTGATAGCAGAGCACATGATGATAAAAGAGATAAGATGAGTTATACCCAAGATGACGACGATGATGATGCAATGAATATTGAACGTTTTTAATTTTTTTAAAAAGCTTGCAAACAATACTATACTTTTATTTTTTATCTCATTTATAAAAATGTTAGGATCCGGTTTTAAAGATTGCGCAAGGGCGTAATATTTCGTAGGTATGTGAAATGTCAAAAAAAATTGTTCAATCCCATGAAATTAGAGAAACTTTTTTAAGCTTTTTTGAATCAAAACAGCATAAGCGCGTTCAAAGTGCATCTTTGGTGCCTGCAGAAGACCCTACTTTATTATTCACCAATGCTGGGATGAATCAATTTAAAGGCGTGTTTACTGGAGAAGAACAAAGGTCATACAATAAAGCTGCTTCTGTACAAAAATGTGTTCGTGCTGGTGGTAAACACAATGATTTAGAAAACGTGGGCTACACAGCCAGACATCACACATTTTTTGAAATGTTGGGTAATTTTTCATTTGGCGATTACTTTAAAAAAGAAGCCATTGCTTTTGCTTGGGAGTTCACAACACAATATCTGCAGTTTCCTTTAGAAAATTTGTATGTCACTGTTTATCAAGATGATGAGGATGCCTATAATATCTGGAAAAACGATATTGGCTTGGATGCAAGTAGAATCTTTCGCTTTGGAGAAAAGGATAATTTTTGGTCTATGGGTGATGTTGGTCCATGTGGTCCTTGTACAGAGTTGTTTTACGACCAAGGTGAATCAGTTCCTGGTGAAAAACTAGGAGATGATAGTGATCGCTTTTTAGAGTTCTGGAACTTGGTTTTTATGGAGTTTGAGCAAAAAAAAGACGGCTCAAGAATTAAACTACCCAATCCGTCCATTGATACTGGCATGGGTTTAGAGAGAGCCAGTGCATTGGCTCAAGGGGTGAGCAGCAACTATGAGTCAGATTTATTTATTCCATTGCTCAATCATTTAGGTCAGAGTTCTGCGGGCAAAAACTATAATGACATCAATTCTGAGCAACAAGCGTCCTATAGAGTTATTGCGGATCATCTGAGGTGCATGACATTTTTAATTGCCGATGGCGTTTTACCCAGTAATGAAGGCAGAGGCTATGTGTTAAGAAGAATTATGCGCAGAGCCATGCGCCATGGTAAAAAAATAGGTTTTGAAAAACCATTTTTACATCGTTTTTCATTGGATGTAATTGAATCCATGCAGCAAGCTTACCCTGAATTACAAAAGTACAATTTACAAATTCAAGATTGCATAGAAAGTGAAGAGAAAAGATTTTCTCAAACGATTGATAGAGGAATGAAACTTCTAGAGGAAGAGATTGTTAGTTTAAATAATAGTAAATCCAGTGAACTATCAGGTGAAGTTGCGTTCCATCTGTATGATACGTATGGGTTTCCTGTTGATATGACCGCAGATATCTTGCGTGAAAATAATTTAACCTTGGATGAGGTTGGCTTTGATCAAGCGTTTGCAGAACATAAAGAAAAAGCCAAAGGGTCCTGGAAAAAAAGTAACACAGATGATTTAACGGAGGTCCTAGACCAGTGGAAACAAGATAAACTGAGCAATCATTTCTTGGGTTATGACAGCTTAACAAGCATTGCTAAAATAACTGCTCTGGTTAAACAAGGAAAAAGTGTTGATGTGCTTAAGGAAGGTGAAACAGGACTTATGGTATGTGACCAAACACCTTTTTATGGAGAAAGTGGTGGTCAGGTGGGTGACCAAGGGTTAGCAGAAAGTACCGTTGGCCAAGCAAGCATTATTGATACACAAAAATACCTTAATGATTTGCATGTTCATTCCGTTCATGTTGAACGAGGCAAACTTGAGCTTGGAGATAATATTAATTTAAGTGTAGATGCTAAACTAAGACAAAAAACTGCACAGAATCATACAGCTACACATTTATTGCATGCAGCTTTGATTCAAACTTTAGGAGAGCATGTCAGACAAAAAGGATCTTTGGTAGGGCCAGACAAGCTACGCTTTGATTTTAGTCATAGTAAAGCATTGACAACAGGTGAGATTAAAAAAATTGAACAAGTGGTTAATGAACAAATTTGGTCTGGTAAAAAAGTAGAAAAAAAGAATATGAGTATGGAACAGGCAATAGCCAGCGGAGCCATGGCTTTATTTGGTGAAAAGTATGGTGAAGAAGTCAGGGTTGTGAGTATTGGTAACTTTTCCGTTGAGCTGTGCGGGGGGACCCACTTGGATGCCAGTCATGAAATTGGCTTGTTGAAAATAATTAAGGAGTCCAGTGTATCTGCTGGAGTCAGACGTATAGAAGCCTTAACATCAGACAGCGCTTTACGTTATTTGAATAAACAAGAAGAGCAGTTGCATAAGATAGTAAAGAAACTCAATGTTTCAGCGGATAAATTAGAAGAAAAAATTGAGCAATTGATCATTCAAGGCAAGCAAAAACAAAAACCTGCTTCTGCACAAGTTGTAGCCAAGTTTGAACATGCCACTCAAAATCAAATAAATAATGTGGATGTGGTCTATCAAATTTTTGATGGTATGGATGTCAAAACCTTGCGAGATGTATCTGATAGATATCTTGAAAAAATACAAGCAGGGGTGGTTATCTTAGCTTCAACTGTTGAAGGAAAAGTAAGTTTGTTATGTAAGGTCTCCAAAAACTTAACACCCAAAATTCATGCCGGTCAATTGGTTAAAGAAGCGGCCGTTCTTATAGGTGGATCTGGTGGCGGAAGACCGGATATGGCTCAAGCAGGTGGGCAAGATGCATCTAAAATTGATGCAGCCATAGAACACATGCTTGCGATAATGAAAAAAACGCGTACCTAGCTTTACTTTTGGGAACGATGAGCAAGTTTTTTCTTGAGCGCTGACATTTTATGCAGATATTTGGTTTTTGTTTGTGTATCAATCTCTAGATTAAGAACCCTTTGGCATTCATCGTAGTTTTTGAGTCTATAATAAGCCAAAGCTGTTTTGTATTGAGCTTTTTGGTGAAGCTCGGGGTAGGAATAGTTATCTAATAAAGGTTCTAAGCGGTTGATAGCAGATGTGTATTGTTTTTGCTTAATATAAAAATTACCAACATAGAGTTCTTTTTCATAGATTTTTTTCTTGGCCTGTTTGCTGTAGGTTAATGCTTCTTTTGCAGCTTCTGTACCTGGATACAAACGAATGACTTCATTAAAATAACTAATAGATGACTGAGTATAACTTTGATCTCTTGAAGCAACTTTGTTGGCTTGTTTTAGTTGTGAAAGACCAATGCGTAAGGTGACATAAGCTATTTTTTCATGTTTAGGGTAAAACTTTTTAAACTGGCTGTAAGCATATTCTGCTTCAAGGTAGTCACGGTTATTGTAGTATGCATCACACTTGAGTAGAGCAGCTTGTGAAGCATAGCTACTTTCTGGAAAACGGTTTTCTAGATTTTCAAAATGTAAAGCAGCTTCTGAGAAGTTTTTTTTATCAAAAAGAGCTTGGGCTTTATTAAACAGTTCTTTGGGGCTATCGTAATCATCTGGGGTTTTAACTGAACAAGCAGATAAAGTGATTAGGCTAATAGTAAGTGCAAAAAAGCAACTTAAGTTTAACTTTGGCGCGTTTAACATGCCTTTGGACTAACCTATCTTGGATAAATGAGCAAGTAATCTGAGTTTTTAAAAATGGAGTAGAAAATAATCATTCTTGTTTATTTAGAGTAAAAGGTAGTGTGGTTTTACATGCTAAAGTTTGCAGCTCATAGGGAATTTGATAGTTCAATTGTAGTTGACCCCTGGCAGTTGGTTCTTGAAGAAAGTCGAGAATTAAATTAAAATCTAGGACAACTGAATTGTATGATGTTTCTTCCGGGAGTTCTTGCAATAAAGCATTTTTAAAGTCTTTTTTTAATTCCGGTGCGCTGGCTAATTTGGCTTTGCCGTTTTTATTAATACTGCCATGCCAAATCAGATTATCTTGATCTTCACCACAAAAAAGTTCTAAATTTTGATTGCTTTTGCAATAGAGTTGCTCAGATTGCAGTTTTTCCTTATCAAATTGATGAACAAAATTTTCATCCACCTCTTCATAATTAAGAGTACATGTTTGCTCACCATCGGCAAAATTCATGGTGTAAGCGCCTTCTAAAGTATGAACATTTTTTTGTGAAATGCTAGCTTGGGTTTTGTCTACAGTATCAGCATCATTAACAGGCTTGTTTTTACAAGCAAACTGTAAACTGACCAATAGAATTATAGCCAAAAAACGCTTCATAAATGGCTTGTAACACAATTTAAGCCTGAAAGCCAAATAAATAATGCAACGTGTTAATTTTGAATAAGATGTTTTGTTCTTTTTATAATGTGATATAGGATAAACGATGCAAAAACACTTAATAGTATTGGTGTGGGCAGTACTGGGTTTATATGCTTGCGGTGGTGGTGAGAGTGATACTATAAATCCTCCAGACAATAAATTTGCCCAAAAGATTGATTATTTTCCAACAATTGATGAGTTGGAAGTCAATGGCCAATCTTTAATATCATTTACATTTTCTACGCAAATGGGAGAAGAAATTATCATTGATATTAATGGTATGGCCAGTTGCAGCAGTAATGACGTTAGTTGTACGATTTTGGTCAATAATGGTGAAAATGACCTTCATGCCAGTGGTGACTTTTCAAACTGGACTGGAGGTTTGGCATTTGTGCAGTGTGAAGCTATAGATAATCCAGAATGCACCATCAATCTAGAGAATTCTGGTAATTATGCCGTTGGCTTAAGCACGTAAGTCTTCCATCAATTTTTTATATTTTTCTCGCAGTTTTTTAAAAATGATGTATATATGCATCCTGTTGCCCAGATAGCTCAGTCGGTAGAGCAGAGGATTGAAAATCCTCGTGTCGGCGGTTCGATTCCGTCTCTGGGCACCACCATTTCTTTAGAATTTCAGCACAATTTGGATTTTTGTTTTNNNNNNNNNNNNNNNNNNNNNNNNNNNNNNNNNNNNNNNNNNNNNNNNNNNNNNNNNNNNNNNNNNNNNNNNNNNNNNNNNNNNNNNNNNNN
This window of the Oligoflexia bacterium genome carries:
- the bamD gene encoding outer membrane protein assembly factor BamD; amino-acid sequence: MLNAPKLNLSCFFALTISLITLSACSVKTPDDYDSPKELFNKAQALFDKKNFSEAALHFENLENRFPESSYASQAALLKCDAYYNNRDYLEAEYAYSQFKKFYPKHEKIAYVTLRIGLSQLKQANKVASRDQSYTQSSISYFNEVIRLYPGTEAAKEALTYSKQAKKKIYEKELYVGNFYIKQKQYTSAINRLEPLLDNYSYPELHQKAQYKTALAYYRLKNYDECQRVLNLEIDTQTKTKYLHKMSALKKKLAHRSQK
- the alaS gene encoding alanine--tRNA ligase, with translation MSKKIVQSHEIRETFLSFFESKQHKRVQSASLVPAEDPTLLFTNAGMNQFKGVFTGEEQRSYNKAASVQKCVRAGGKHNDLENVGYTARHHTFFEMLGNFSFGDYFKKEAIAFAWEFTTQYLQFPLENLYVTVYQDDEDAYNIWKNDIGLDASRIFRFGEKDNFWSMGDVGPCGPCTELFYDQGESVPGEKLGDDSDRFLEFWNLVFMEFEQKKDGSRIKLPNPSIDTGMGLERASALAQGVSSNYESDLFIPLLNHLGQSSAGKNYNDINSEQQASYRVIADHLRCMTFLIADGVLPSNEGRGYVLRRIMRRAMRHGKKIGFEKPFLHRFSLDVIESMQQAYPELQKYNLQIQDCIESEEKRFSQTIDRGMKLLEEEIVSLNNSKSSELSGEVAFHLYDTYGFPVDMTADILRENNLTLDEVGFDQAFAEHKEKAKGSWKKSNTDDLTEVLDQWKQDKLSNHFLGYDSLTSIAKITALVKQGKSVDVLKEGETGLMVCDQTPFYGESGGQVGDQGLAESTVGQASIIDTQKYLNDLHVHSVHVERGKLELGDNINLSVDAKLRQKTAQNHTATHLLHAALIQTLGEHVRQKGSLVGPDKLRFDFSHSKALTTGEIKKIEQVVNEQIWSGKKVEKKNMSMEQAIASGAMALFGEKYGEEVRVVSIGNFSVELCGGTHLDASHEIGLLKIIKESSVSAGVRRIEALTSDSALRYLNKQEEQLHKIVKKLNVSADKLEEKIEQLIIQGKQKQKPASAQVVAKFEHATQNQINNVDVVYQIFDGMDVKTLRDVSDRYLEKIQAGVVILASTVEGKVSLLCKVSKNLTPKIHAGQLVKEAAVLIGGSGGGRPDMAQAGGQDASKIDAAIEHMLAIMKKTRT